From the Myxococcales bacterium genome, one window contains:
- a CDS encoding ABC transporter ATP-binding protein, with translation MTPTGPVRAVERVSFDLARGEILGIAGESGSGKSTVAQAVLRILPAPAVITGGQALLEGADLFRMTEAELRAVRWRRMSMVFQSAMDALNPVLTIREQLEDTLQAHPSVEIGRRPGRPEELLALVGIAADRLDSYPHQLSGGMRQRVGIAIALALEPALVVLDEPTTALDVIVEGEILRKLLELRRRFGFSVIFITHDLTRMLQLCDRVAIFYAGRLVELAPAAALRATPRHPYTQGLLRAFPSVHGTEDELVGIPGAPPSLRDPPPGCRFHPRCDQVIDRCRTEAPQLVTIGAGRQVACHVAAAAAEAAPAAPPAAPPPSS, from the coding sequence GTGACGCCGACCGGGCCGGTGCGCGCGGTCGAGCGGGTGTCGTTCGATCTGGCCCGCGGCGAGATCCTCGGCATCGCCGGCGAGTCCGGCAGCGGCAAGTCGACCGTGGCCCAGGCGGTGCTGCGGATCCTGCCGGCGCCGGCGGTGATCACCGGCGGCCAGGCGCTGCTCGAGGGCGCCGACCTGTTCCGGATGACCGAGGCCGAGCTGCGCGCGGTGCGCTGGCGGCGCATGTCGATGGTGTTCCAGAGCGCGATGGACGCGCTCAACCCGGTGCTGACGATCCGCGAGCAGCTCGAGGACACGCTGCAGGCCCACCCGAGCGTCGAGATCGGCCGGCGGCCGGGGCGGCCCGAGGAGCTCCTGGCGCTGGTCGGCATCGCCGCCGACCGGCTCGACAGCTACCCGCACCAGCTGTCGGGCGGCATGCGCCAGCGGGTCGGCATCGCGATCGCGCTGGCGCTCGAGCCGGCGCTGGTCGTGCTCGACGAGCCGACCACCGCCCTCGACGTGATCGTCGAGGGCGAGATCCTGCGCAAGCTGCTCGAGCTGCGCCGCCGGTTCGGGTTCTCGGTCATCTTCATCACCCACGACCTGACCCGCATGTTGCAGCTCTGCGACCGGGTCGCGATCTTCTACGCCGGCCGGCTGGTCGAGCTGGCGCCGGCCGCGGCCCTGCGCGCGACCCCGCGCCACCCCTACACCCAGGGCCTGCTGCGGGCGTTCCCGTCGGTCCACGGCACCGAGGACGAGCTGGTCGGGATCCCGGGCGCGCCGCCGAGCCTGCGCGATCCGCCGCCGGGCTGCCGGTTCCACCCGCGCTGCGATCAGGTGATCGACCGCTGCCGCACCGAGGCGCCGCAGCTCGTGACGATCGGCGCCGGCCGGCAGGTGGCGTGCCACGTCGCGGCCGCGGCCGCTGAGGCCGCGCCCGCCGCGCCGCCCGCCGCGCCGCCGCCGTCGAGTTGA
- a CDS encoding class I SAM-dependent methyltransferase produces MTGPRDWRAVAAGYDAAAAGYDARHDDDDRSAARTRAIDRVLLDGVAGAARVLEVGVGTGRLLAQVRAPVRLGLDVSAGMLAHARARGLAVVRADGHALPFAAASVDAVVAGKGALRYLAPARALVEIARVLVPGGALAFHLYPRRTWSLRPAPAPAPELWQPASLAELEATVAAAGFAIARIAAFRSIRVWPYALPIAPWLAARAPLWSHVAVVARRR; encoded by the coding sequence ATGACCGGGCCGCGCGACTGGCGCGCGGTCGCCGCCGGCTACGACGCCGCCGCGGCGGGCTACGACGCGCGCCACGACGACGACGACCGCAGCGCCGCGCGGACCCGCGCGATCGATCGGGTGCTGCTCGACGGCGTGGCCGGGGCCGCGCGCGTGCTCGAGGTCGGCGTCGGCACCGGCCGGCTGCTGGCGCAGGTGCGCGCGCCGGTGCGGCTCGGGCTCGACGTCTCGGCCGGCATGCTCGCGCACGCGCGCGCGCGCGGGCTGGCGGTGGTGCGCGCCGACGGCCACGCGCTGCCGTTCGCCGCCGCCAGCGTCGACGCGGTCGTCGCCGGCAAGGGCGCGCTGCGCTACCTGGCGCCGGCCCGCGCGCTGGTCGAGATCGCGCGCGTGCTCGTGCCCGGCGGCGCGCTCGCGTTCCACCTGTACCCGCGGCGCACCTGGTCGCTGCGACCGGCGCCGGCGCCGGCGCCGGAGCTGTGGCAGCCGGCGTCGCTGGCCGAGCTCGAGGCCACGGTCGCCGCCGCCGGCTTCGCGATCGCGCGGATCGCCGCGTTCCGCTCGATCCGGGTGTGGCCGTACGCGCTGCCGATCGCGCCGTGGCTGGCCGCGCGCGCCCCGCTGTGGAGCCACGTCGCCGTGGTCGCGCGCCGCCGATAG
- a CDS encoding TetR/AcrR family transcriptional regulator, with protein sequence MTDERTSKGERTRAKLTAATAALLQRQGYHATGLAEIVAASGAPRGSLYFYFPDGKEALACAALEESGRAWRDRLEGVIARAPDLGAAITAVCDELAGALVDSDFRDGCPLATVALEASTTSEAVRATVAASYDAWLGSIAARVAALGVPAEVAARLATFTLAAIEGAMMLAKVQRSVAPLIEVAETLRVLTAMLAPGR encoded by the coding sequence GTGACCGACGAGCGCACCAGCAAGGGCGAGCGCACCCGCGCCAAGCTCACCGCGGCGACCGCGGCGCTCTTGCAGCGGCAGGGCTACCACGCCACCGGCCTGGCCGAGATCGTCGCGGCCTCGGGCGCGCCCCGCGGCTCGCTGTACTTCTACTTCCCCGACGGCAAGGAGGCGCTGGCGTGCGCGGCGCTCGAGGAGAGCGGCCGGGCGTGGCGCGACCGGCTCGAGGGCGTGATCGCGCGGGCGCCGGATCTGGGCGCGGCCATCACCGCGGTGTGCGACGAGCTGGCCGGGGCGCTGGTCGACTCGGACTTCCGCGACGGCTGCCCGCTCGCGACCGTCGCGCTCGAGGCGTCGACCACGTCCGAGGCGGTGCGCGCGACGGTGGCGGCGAGCTACGACGCGTGGCTAGGGTCGATCGCGGCCCGGGTCGCGGCGCTGGGCGTGCCGGCCGAGGTCGCGGCGCGCCTGGCGACGTTCACCCTCGCCGCCATCGAGGGCGCGATGATGCTGGCCAAGGTCCAGCGCTCGGTGGCGCCGCTGATCGAGGTCGCCGAGACGCTGCGCGTGCTGACGGCGATGCTGGCGCCGGGCCGCTGA
- a CDS encoding tryptophan-rich sensory protein: MVGWIALCQAAGGLGALATSAAWYRALDRPAWAPPGWVFGPVWLTLYAAMGVAAWLVWRTPSGAARTRALRWFGLQLGLNAAWTPVFFGLRSLVGGLVVIVALLAAIVATIVAFAPRSRPAAWLLAPYLAWVAFAAALNAALWWLAR, from the coding sequence CTGGTCGGGTGGATCGCGCTGTGCCAGGCCGCCGGCGGCCTCGGCGCGCTGGCGACCAGCGCCGCCTGGTACCGCGCGCTGGACCGGCCGGCGTGGGCCCCGCCCGGCTGGGTGTTCGGTCCGGTCTGGCTCACGCTCTACGCCGCGATGGGGGTGGCGGCCTGGCTGGTGTGGCGCACCCCGTCGGGCGCGGCGCGGACCCGGGCGCTCCGGTGGTTCGGCCTGCAGCTCGGGCTCAACGCGGCGTGGACGCCGGTGTTCTTCGGCCTGCGCTCGCTCGTCGGCGGGCTGGTCGTGATCGTGGCGCTGCTGGCCGCGATCGTCGCGACGATCGTCGCGTTCGCGCCCAGGTCCCGGCCGGCCGCGTGGCTGCTGGCGCCGTACCTGGCCTGGGTCGCGTTCGCGGCCGCGCTCAACGCCGCGCTGTGGTGGCTGGCGCGCTGA
- a CDS encoding ROK family transcriptional regulator: protein MAKTATTTRSHAPAPLAPSPSMPGVLRLIWHERQISRADIARHTGLSRSTVSEIVSELLPTGLLAEVGVGASSGGRRPIVLQFQDDALGVIGVDVGAAHVSVAVTDLRGQVLAWESRSHAVRTDPTGTIALMTELTTRCVRAWGRKPERLLGIGVAVPSPVDLTRPDELCDVILPAWRGVAVGAALRKRFRVPVLIDNDANLAALAERWWGVGQGIDEAAYIKIATGVGAGHIIGGRIHRGARGLAGEIGHLAIDPRGAECVCGLRGCLTTLVGAQALATRAQALAPAYPDTQLTKAGFTLSAIEDAALAGDPLALRVVDEAADHLGIAIANLLNLLNPAIVIIGGSIARLGEVLLAPLRRAVDRRTLITSVRAARIVTSSLGAQAVAVGAATMMLERAFTDPTLFPTAATGQ from the coding sequence ATGGCCAAGACCGCAACCACCACCCGATCACACGCGCCGGCGCCGCTGGCGCCGAGCCCGAGCATGCCGGGCGTGCTGCGCCTGATCTGGCACGAGCGCCAGATCTCCCGGGCCGACATCGCCCGGCACACCGGCCTGTCGCGCTCGACGGTGTCCGAGATCGTGAGCGAGCTGCTCCCGACGGGGCTCCTGGCCGAGGTCGGGGTCGGCGCGTCGAGCGGCGGACGCCGACCGATCGTGCTGCAGTTCCAGGACGACGCGCTCGGCGTGATCGGCGTCGACGTCGGCGCGGCCCACGTCTCGGTCGCGGTCACCGACCTGCGTGGGCAGGTGCTCGCGTGGGAGAGCCGGAGCCATGCGGTGCGCACCGACCCGACCGGGACGATCGCGCTCATGACCGAGCTCACCACCCGGTGCGTGCGCGCGTGGGGGCGCAAGCCCGAGCGCCTGCTCGGCATCGGCGTCGCGGTGCCGAGCCCGGTCGATCTGACCCGCCCCGACGAGCTGTGCGACGTGATCCTGCCGGCGTGGCGGGGCGTGGCGGTCGGCGCGGCGCTGCGCAAGCGCTTCCGCGTGCCGGTGCTGATCGACAACGACGCCAACCTGGCGGCCCTGGCCGAGCGCTGGTGGGGCGTGGGCCAGGGCATCGACGAGGCGGCGTACATCAAGATCGCGACCGGCGTCGGCGCGGGCCACATCATCGGCGGCCGGATCCACCGCGGCGCGCGCGGGCTGGCCGGCGAGATCGGCCACCTGGCGATCGATCCGCGCGGCGCCGAGTGCGTGTGCGGTCTGCGCGGCTGCCTGACCACGCTCGTCGGCGCGCAGGCCCTCGCCACCCGCGCGCAGGCGCTGGCCCCGGCCTACCCCGACACGCAGCTGACCAAGGCCGGCTTCACGCTCAGCGCGATCGAGGACGCGGCGCTGGCCGGCGATCCGCTGGCGCTGCGGGTGGTCGACGAGGCCGCCGATCACCTCGGCATCGCGATCGCCAACCTGCTCAACCTGCTCAACCCGGCGATCGTGATCATCGGCGGCAGCATCGCCCGCCTGGGCGAGGTCCTGCTCGCGCCGCTGCGGCGCGCGGTCGATCGCCGCACGTTGATCACGTCGGTGCGCGCCGCGCGGATCGTGACCAGCAGCCTGGGCGCCCAGGCGGTCGCGGTCGGCGCGGCGACGATGATGCTCGAGCGCGCGTTCACCGATCCGACGCTGTTTCCAACCGCGGCCACGGGCCAGTGA
- a CDS encoding ABC transporter permease: protein MRYLLRRLGFYLVAAWAALTINFFLPRLMPGDPATALFARFKGRLSPEAMAGLREAFGLTDAPLITQYFTYLGHVLQGDFGTSVTYYPQPVSQVIVTGLLWTLLLAGTAVIVSFALGSILGVIVAWWRGGWADTVLPATFAFLGAFPYFWLAMLALYVLGFRWGLFPLGHAYSDDLSPAWTWTFIVDVAQHAALPIATVVIATLGGWMLGMRNAMISVLGSDYVALARAKGLPPRRVVLRYAARNALLPNVTAFGMAIGFALSGSLLTEIVFSYPGQGYLLVQAVRNQDYPLMQGIFLVFTLAVLGANFLVDLVYFWLDPRTREVGS from the coding sequence ATGCGCTACCTCCTCCGACGCCTCGGGTTCTACCTGGTCGCGGCCTGGGCCGCGCTGACGATCAACTTCTTCCTGCCGCGGCTGATGCCGGGCGATCCGGCGACCGCGCTGTTCGCGCGCTTCAAGGGCCGGCTCAGCCCCGAGGCCATGGCCGGCCTGCGCGAGGCGTTCGGCCTGACCGACGCGCCGCTGATCACCCAGTACTTCACCTACCTCGGCCACGTGCTCCAGGGCGACTTCGGCACGTCGGTGACCTACTACCCGCAGCCGGTGTCCCAGGTGATCGTCACCGGCCTGCTGTGGACGCTGCTGCTGGCCGGCACCGCGGTGATCGTCAGCTTCGCGCTCGGCTCGATCCTGGGCGTGATCGTGGCGTGGTGGCGCGGCGGCTGGGCCGACACGGTCCTGCCGGCCACGTTCGCGTTCCTCGGCGCGTTCCCGTACTTCTGGCTGGCGATGCTGGCGCTGTACGTGCTCGGGTTCCGGTGGGGCCTGTTCCCGCTCGGCCACGCCTACAGCGACGACCTGAGCCCGGCCTGGACGTGGACGTTCATCGTCGACGTCGCCCAGCACGCGGCGCTGCCGATCGCGACGGTCGTGATCGCGACCCTCGGCGGCTGGATGCTGGGCATGCGCAACGCGATGATCTCGGTGCTGGGCTCGGACTACGTCGCCCTGGCCCGGGCCAAGGGGCTGCCGCCGCGCCGGGTCGTGCTGCGCTACGCCGCGCGCAACGCGCTCTTGCCCAACGTGACCGCGTTCGGCATGGCCATCGGCTTCGCGCTGTCGGGCTCGCTGCTCACCGAGATCGTGTTCTCGTACCCGGGCCAGGGCTACCTGCTGGTACAGGCCGTGCGCAACCAGGACTACCCGCTCATGCAAGGCATCTTCCTGGTGTTCACGCTGGCGGTGCTGGGGGCGAACTTCCTCGTCGACCTGGTCTACTTCTGGCTCGATCCGCGCACGCGCGAGGTGGGCTCGTGA
- a CDS encoding ABC transporter substrate-binding protein encodes MTVATLACVRERSDPPPGVLTVSVEQEASWVRNFNPLTTATAPRWPTLAGIYEPLYVFNSVRGEQVPWLATGYTWRDDYQVLSLTTRAGVLWSDGTPFTAADVAFTFTLLKQFPALDRRGLWSFLAGVTAVDDTTVEFQFSRRFLPGLDDVLAQLIVPAHVWRTVKDPIAFANEHPVATGPFTEVRVFRNQIYELGRNPHYWQPGKPKLEALRFPAYPSNDRANLALIFDEVDWAGNFVPAIDRVFVARAPAHHAYWFPLTGSTIFLYANTKRPPFDDPRVRKALSMAIDRDLVVAVALYNYSRPADATGLSDAYATWRDPAAAAAGWTHHDVAAANALLDEAGFRRDGDGHRRMPDGKRWRYEIMAVSGWSDWVRAAQVIARGLREVGIDASVRTFDFGAWSQRVQEGKFDLTLGWSFEGPTPYTFYRWLMASATIKPEGTVSMSNWHRYGSARADELLAAFEVEADPAGQRRLSAELQRTFAAEAPAIPLYPNPSWGEFNTRRFTGFPSAADPYADPSPNKTDRAETLLLLTTIEPRPIAPRTEPR; translated from the coding sequence ATGACCGTGGCCACGCTCGCGTGCGTGCGCGAGCGCTCGGACCCGCCGCCGGGCGTGCTGACCGTGTCGGTCGAGCAAGAGGCGTCGTGGGTGCGCAACTTCAACCCGCTCACCACCGCGACCGCGCCGCGCTGGCCGACGCTGGCGGGCATCTACGAGCCGCTGTACGTGTTCAACAGCGTCCGCGGCGAGCAGGTGCCGTGGCTGGCGACCGGGTACACGTGGCGCGACGACTACCAGGTGCTGAGCCTGACCACCCGCGCCGGCGTGCTGTGGTCCGACGGGACCCCGTTCACCGCCGCCGACGTGGCGTTCACGTTCACCCTGCTCAAGCAGTTCCCGGCGCTCGATCGCCGCGGCCTGTGGAGCTTCCTGGCCGGGGTCACCGCCGTCGACGACACCACCGTCGAGTTCCAGTTCAGCCGGCGGTTCCTGCCCGGCCTGGACGACGTGCTGGCCCAGCTGATCGTGCCGGCCCACGTCTGGCGCACGGTCAAGGATCCGATCGCGTTCGCCAACGAGCACCCGGTCGCGACCGGGCCGTTCACCGAGGTCCGGGTGTTCCGCAACCAGATCTACGAGCTCGGCCGCAACCCGCACTACTGGCAGCCGGGCAAGCCCAAGCTCGAGGCCCTGCGCTTCCCGGCCTACCCGAGCAACGACCGCGCCAACCTCGCGCTGATCTTCGATGAGGTCGACTGGGCCGGCAACTTCGTGCCGGCGATCGACCGGGTGTTCGTCGCCCGCGCGCCCGCCCACCACGCGTACTGGTTCCCGCTGACCGGCTCGACGATCTTCCTGTACGCCAACACCAAGCGGCCGCCGTTCGACGATCCGCGCGTGCGCAAGGCGCTGAGCATGGCGATCGATCGTGACCTCGTGGTCGCGGTCGCGCTGTACAACTACTCGCGCCCGGCCGACGCCACCGGGCTGTCGGACGCCTACGCGACCTGGCGCGACCCCGCGGCCGCCGCCGCCGGCTGGACCCACCACGACGTCGCGGCCGCGAACGCGCTCCTCGACGAGGCCGGCTTCCGCCGCGACGGCGACGGCCACCGCCGCATGCCCGACGGCAAGCGCTGGCGCTACGAGATCATGGCGGTGTCGGGCTGGTCCGACTGGGTCCGCGCCGCCCAGGTCATCGCGCGCGGCCTGCGCGAGGTCGGCATCGACGCGTCGGTGCGCACGTTCGACTTCGGCGCGTGGTCGCAGCGGGTGCAGGAGGGCAAGTTCGATCTGACCCTGGGCTGGTCGTTCGAGGGGCCGACGCCGTACACGTTCTATCGCTGGCTGATGGCGTCGGCCACGATCAAGCCCGAGGGCACGGTGTCGATGTCGAACTGGCACCGCTACGGCAGCGCCCGCGCCGACGAGCTCCTGGCCGCGTTCGAGGTCGAGGCCGATCCCGCGGGCCAGCGGCGCCTGAGCGCCGAGCTGCAGCGCACCTTCGCGGCCGAGGCCCCGGCGATCCCGCTGTACCCCAACCCGTCGTGGGGCGAGTTCAACACCCGCCGCTTCACCGGGTTTCCCTCGGCCGCCGACCCCTACGCCGACCCGTCGCCCAACAAGACCGATCGGGCCGAGACCTTGCTCTTGCTCACGACGATCGAGCCGCGCCCGATCGCGCCGCGAACGGAGCCCCGCTGA
- a CDS encoding PqqD family protein: protein MARYRRNPQTAGRVIDGQAFVVTPDDNKLHTLNGAATLLWQLTQAGASIDDAAALLVREYEVDLPTATVDAAACLDDLVARQILVVEP, encoded by the coding sequence ATGGCGCGCTACCGACGCAACCCGCAGACCGCCGGCCGCGTCATCGACGGCCAGGCGTTCGTGGTGACGCCCGACGACAACAAGCTGCACACGCTCAACGGCGCGGCGACGCTGCTGTGGCAGCTCACGCAGGCGGGCGCGTCGATCGACGACGCCGCGGCGCTCTTGGTGCGCGAGTACGAGGTCGATCTGCCAACGGCGACCGTCGACGCGGCCGCGTGCCTCGACGATCTGGTCGCGCGCCAGATCCTCGTCGTCGAACCGTGA
- a CDS encoding glycosyl hydrolase family 17: MTSSVRALIVAALVALTACGGAGARHRPLALTSDGRWLGAGVCYGPHRDGQRPGGAAPTTAELREDLQLLAPRWGLIRIYGAVDPAPRILEVIRGDRLPLTVLLGVWIAPDAAAANQGEVDAAIALANAYPDVVIAVVVGNETQVSWSDHRVPLDELIGYVRAVRRATTVPVTVADDFAAWLDPAIAPLVPELDAIVLHVHPMWNGQQLDDALAFTQGKYREVVARHPRVPVILGEAGWATQRHDEGEQATLIKGAAGEAEQRVFFDAFTAWVTDARIPSTYFEAFDENWKGGPHPDEVEKHWGLYRADRTPKAAVADPEPERHPKARPLVG, translated from the coding sequence GTGACCAGCTCGGTCCGCGCGCTGATCGTCGCGGCGCTGGTCGCGCTCACGGCGTGCGGCGGCGCCGGCGCCCGCCATCGACCGCTCGCGCTCACCAGCGACGGACGCTGGCTCGGCGCCGGCGTCTGCTACGGCCCCCACCGCGACGGCCAGCGCCCCGGCGGCGCGGCCCCGACGACGGCGGAGCTGCGCGAGGATCTGCAGCTGCTGGCGCCGCGCTGGGGGCTCATCCGCATCTACGGCGCCGTCGATCCCGCGCCGCGGATCCTCGAGGTCATCCGCGGCGATCGCCTGCCGCTCACGGTGCTGCTCGGCGTGTGGATCGCACCGGACGCGGCCGCCGCCAACCAGGGCGAGGTCGACGCCGCGATCGCGCTGGCCAACGCCTACCCCGACGTCGTGATCGCGGTCGTCGTCGGCAACGAGACCCAGGTGTCGTGGTCCGATCACCGCGTGCCCCTCGACGAGCTGATCGGCTACGTGCGCGCGGTCCGCCGCGCCACCACGGTGCCGGTCACCGTCGCCGACGACTTCGCGGCCTGGCTCGATCCGGCCATCGCGCCGCTGGTGCCCGAGCTCGACGCGATCGTGCTGCACGTCCACCCGATGTGGAACGGCCAGCAGCTCGACGACGCGCTGGCCTTCACGCAGGGAAAGTACCGCGAGGTCGTCGCGCGCCACCCGCGCGTGCCGGTGATCCTGGGCGAGGCCGGCTGGGCCACCCAGCGCCACGACGAGGGCGAGCAGGCCACGCTCATCAAGGGCGCCGCCGGCGAGGCCGAACAGCGCGTGTTCTTCGACGCGTTCACCGCCTGGGTCACCGACGCGCGGATCCCCAGCACCTACTTCGAGGCCTTCGACGAGAACTGGAAGGGCGGCCCGCACCCCGACGAGGTCGAGAAGCACTGGGGCCTGTACCGCGCCGACCGCACGCCCAAGGCCGCGGTCGCGGACCCTGAGCCCGAGCGGCACCCGAAAGCCAGGCCGCTGGTCGGGTGA
- the ung gene encoding uracil-DNA glycosylase, producing MIDAAPPWTDPLPQLPGGWDAVLGPHLESPWFRALWGFVQAERAAGPVFPPEDDVFAAFAHAPFDQVKLVLLGQDPYHDDGQAHGLCFSVPPGVPPPPSLKNMFKELATDLGVAPPGHGSLTGWAQQGALLLNAVLTVRAHAANSHKGRGWETFTDHVIDALAARPRPVVFALWGNYAQKKGARVDPARHVVVTAAHPSPLSAWRFLGTRPFTAIDDALVRAGHAPMRWAL from the coding sequence ATGATCGACGCCGCGCCGCCGTGGACGGACCCGCTGCCCCAGCTGCCGGGCGGCTGGGACGCGGTGCTGGGCCCGCACCTGGAGTCGCCGTGGTTCCGCGCGCTGTGGGGGTTCGTCCAGGCCGAGCGCGCCGCCGGGCCGGTGTTCCCGCCCGAGGACGACGTGTTCGCCGCGTTCGCGCACGCGCCCTTCGACCAGGTCAAGCTGGTGCTGCTGGGCCAGGACCCGTACCACGACGACGGCCAGGCCCACGGCCTGTGCTTCTCGGTGCCGCCGGGCGTGCCGCCGCCGCCGTCGCTCAAGAACATGTTCAAGGAGCTCGCGACCGATCTCGGCGTCGCGCCGCCGGGCCACGGGAGCCTGACCGGCTGGGCCCAGCAGGGCGCGCTCTTGCTCAACGCGGTGCTGACGGTGCGCGCCCACGCGGCCAACTCGCACAAGGGCCGGGGCTGGGAGACGTTCACCGACCACGTGATCGACGCGCTGGCCGCGCGCCCGCGCCCGGTGGTGTTCGCGCTGTGGGGCAACTACGCCCAGAAGAAGGGCGCGCGCGTCGACCCCGCGCGGCACGTCGTCGTCACCGCCGCGCACCCGTCGCCGCTGTCGGCGTGGCGGTTCCTGGGCACGCGGCCGTTCACGGCCATCGACGACGCGCTGGTCCGCGCCGGCCACGCGCCGATGCGCTGGGCGCTGTGA
- a CDS encoding glycoside hydrolase family 16 protein encodes MAIHPTPTGVALALAGVLVAGGCGAPAYEEVWADEFTGAVGAAPDPASWGFDIGTGAAGWGNGELQYYRRENAALDGDGHLVITAREEDFAGQRYTSARLLTKGLREFTHGRFEARIQVPRGQGIWPAFWLLGANIDTVSWPDCGEIDAMELRGQAPDRVLGSLHGPGYAGAGAVTDTFVRPGGLGFDDDFHVFAIEWDERYVAWEVDGETYQVVTPSQLPGGAPWVFDHDFFILLNVAVGGNFVGPPDATTRFPQAMVVDYVRVTQAAR; translated from the coding sequence ATGGCGATCCATCCAACCCCGACCGGCGTCGCGCTCGCGCTCGCGGGCGTACTCGTCGCGGGCGGTTGCGGCGCGCCGGCGTACGAGGAGGTGTGGGCCGACGAGTTCACCGGCGCGGTCGGCGCCGCGCCCGACCCGGCCAGCTGGGGCTTCGACATCGGCACCGGCGCGGCCGGCTGGGGCAACGGCGAGCTGCAGTACTACCGGCGCGAGAACGCCGCGCTCGACGGCGACGGCCACCTCGTGATCACCGCGCGCGAGGAGGACTTCGCCGGCCAGCGCTACACCTCGGCCCGGCTGCTGACCAAGGGCCTGCGCGAGTTCACGCACGGCCGGTTCGAGGCGCGCATCCAGGTGCCGCGCGGGCAGGGCATCTGGCCGGCGTTCTGGCTGCTCGGCGCCAACATCGACACGGTGTCCTGGCCCGACTGCGGCGAGATCGACGCGATGGAGCTGCGCGGCCAGGCGCCGGATCGCGTGCTCGGCAGCCTGCACGGCCCCGGCTACGCTGGCGCCGGCGCGGTCACCGACACGTTCGTCCGCCCGGGCGGGCTCGGCTTCGACGACGACTTCCACGTGTTCGCGATCGAGTGGGACGAGCGCTACGTCGCGTGGGAGGTCGACGGTGAGACCTACCAGGTCGTGACCCCGTCCCAGCTCCCGGGCGGCGCCCCCTGGGTGTTCGACCACGACTTCTTCATCCTCCTGAACGTCGCGGTCGGCGGCAACTTCGTCGGGCCCCCCGACGCCACCACCCGGTTCCCGCAGGCGATGGTCGTCGACTACGTCCGCGTCACCCAGGCGGCGCGGTGA
- a CDS encoding ABC transporter permease: protein MGVVGSWLVGDPDAMVGVPLQPPSSAHWLGTTGQGQDVVAQTVVGTRVSLLIGFGVGLMVVTIGALMGVAAGYFGGVVDSVLSLIINVFLVLPGLPLAIVIAAYLPAGPMTVAFVLVVTGWAWNARVRRWPTLMLRQRDFIAAALVSGESHVRIITRELLPNMTSVLVAQLIGSAIYAIGAQVGLEFLGLGDVSAVTWGTNLYWATNDSALLTGAWWTFVPTGLCVALVGFGLVMLNSGFDEVTNPRLQQERAWRAFLIGGGHAVTRSTPVVVPRD from the coding sequence ATGGGCGTGGTCGGCTCGTGGCTGGTCGGCGATCCCGACGCCATGGTCGGCGTGCCGCTGCAGCCGCCGTCGAGCGCGCACTGGCTCGGCACCACCGGCCAGGGCCAGGACGTCGTGGCCCAGACCGTCGTCGGCACGCGGGTGTCGCTGCTGATCGGCTTCGGGGTCGGCCTGATGGTCGTGACGATCGGCGCGCTCATGGGCGTGGCCGCGGGCTACTTCGGCGGCGTCGTCGACAGCGTGCTGTCGCTGATCATCAACGTGTTCCTGGTGCTGCCGGGCCTGCCGCTCGCGATCGTGATCGCCGCGTACCTGCCGGCCGGGCCGATGACGGTGGCGTTCGTGCTGGTGGTCACCGGCTGGGCCTGGAACGCGCGGGTGCGGCGATGGCCGACGCTGATGCTGCGCCAGCGCGACTTCATCGCCGCGGCGCTGGTCAGCGGCGAGAGCCACGTGCGGATCATCACCCGCGAGCTCTTGCCCAACATGACGTCGGTCCTGGTGGCGCAGCTGATCGGCAGCGCGATCTACGCGATCGGCGCGCAGGTCGGCCTCGAGTTCCTCGGCCTCGGCGACGTGTCGGCGGTGACCTGGGGCACCAACCTGTACTGGGCCACCAACGACTCGGCGCTCCTGACCGGCGCGTGGTGGACGTTCGTGCCGACCGGCCTGTGCGTCGCGCTGGTCGGCTTCGGCCTGGTGATGCTCAACTCGGGCTTCGACGAGGTCACCAACCCGCGGCTGCAGCAGGAGCGGGCCTGGCGCGCGTTCCTGATCGGCGGCGGTCACGCCGTGACCCGGTCGACGCCGGTGGTGGTGCCGCGTGACTGA